A DNA window from Pseudomonas sp. GD03919 contains the following coding sequences:
- a CDS encoding YajQ family cyclic di-GMP-binding protein yields MPSFDVVSELDKHELTNAVDNAIKELDRRFDLRGKCSIESKDKALTLTAEAEFMLEQMLDIVRSSLVKRKIDCQCMETKEPYASGKVMKQEVTFREGIDKELAKKIVAHIKDAKLKVQAAIQGEQVRVTGKKRDDLQEAIALLRGHEFGMPLQYNNFRD; encoded by the coding sequence ATGCCTTCGTTCGACGTCGTGTCCGAACTGGATAAACACGAACTGACCAATGCGGTCGATAACGCCATCAAGGAACTCGACCGCCGTTTCGACCTGCGCGGCAAGTGCAGCATCGAGAGCAAGGATAAGGCGCTGACCTTGACCGCCGAAGCCGAATTCATGCTCGAGCAGATGCTCGACATCGTGCGCAGCAGTCTGGTCAAGCGCAAGATCGACTGCCAGTGCATGGAAACCAAGGAGCCCTACGCTTCGGGCAAGGTGATGAAGCAGGAGGTCACCTTCCGTGAAGGCATCGACAAGGAGCTGGCGAAGAAGATCGTCGCTCATATCAAGGACGCCAAGCTCAAGGTGCAGGCCGCCATCCAGGGCGAGCAGGTACGCGTGACCGGCAAGAAACGTGACGACCTGCAGGAAGCCATCGCCCTGCTGCGCGGTCACGAGTTCGGCATGCCGCTGCAGTACAACAATTTCCGCGATTGA
- a CDS encoding M23 family metallopeptidase, with amino-acid sequence MHIILLNSRHGSARTIHLSLRWLLLSVIVLLALSLGAGAALGARWLTAEPVVDVSLAKALDQQREQVGAVRQDAQRQLDAFAVHVAELQARLTRLDALGERLTELAELDAGEFDFSLGVGQGGAEDALGASAYAPPPFMSALDELALRVDSREQQLEVLEQLLGERRLNEAETLSGRPVLQGYVSSPFGRRVHPLSGRASVHKGIDFAAKPGSDVVAVAAGVVTFSGKKSGYGNTVEVSHADGYVTLYAHNQSNTVQIGDLVQRGQTIAKVGRSGRSTGYHVHFEVSKEGRQVNPALYIARASGVE; translated from the coding sequence ATGCACATCATTTTGCTCAACAGTCGCCATGGTTCAGCGCGAACGATCCACTTGAGCCTGCGCTGGCTGCTGCTATCGGTTATTGTGTTGCTGGCTCTGAGCCTTGGTGCCGGTGCCGCGCTGGGTGCCAGGTGGCTGACCGCCGAACCTGTGGTCGATGTCTCGCTGGCCAAGGCGCTCGATCAACAGCGCGAACAGGTTGGCGCCGTACGCCAGGATGCGCAGCGTCAGCTCGATGCCTTCGCCGTTCACGTTGCCGAGTTGCAGGCGCGCCTCACCCGGCTCGATGCCCTGGGTGAGCGTCTTACCGAGTTGGCTGAGCTGGATGCCGGCGAGTTCGACTTCTCGCTCGGTGTAGGCCAGGGCGGTGCAGAGGATGCGCTGGGCGCTTCGGCGTATGCGCCGCCGCCTTTCATGAGTGCGCTCGATGAGCTGGCGCTGCGCGTGGACAGTCGCGAGCAGCAGCTTGAAGTGCTCGAGCAGTTGCTGGGTGAGCGCCGTCTGAATGAGGCCGAAACCCTCTCCGGTCGTCCGGTTTTGCAAGGTTATGTGTCGTCACCCTTTGGTCGTCGTGTGCACCCCTTGAGCGGTCGCGCCAGTGTTCACAAGGGCATCGACTTCGCCGCCAAGCCTGGTAGCGATGTAGTCGCGGTGGCGGCCGGTGTGGTGACCTTCTCCGGGAAGAAGAGTGGTTACGGCAATACCGTGGAAGTCAGCCATGCCGATGGCTACGTCACGCTCTATGCGCACAACCAGAGCAATACCGTGCAGATCGGTGATCTGGTGCAGCGTGGCCAGACCATTGCCAAGGTCGGTCGCAGTGGCCGTTCCACCGGTTATCACGTGCATTTCGAGGTCAGCAAGGAGGGGCGTCAGGTCAATCCGGCCCTGTACATCGCGCGGGCCAGCGGCGTCGAGTAA
- a CDS encoding putative 2-dehydropantoate 2-reductase, translating into MTWHILGAGSLGSLWAARLARAGLPVRLILRNRQRLEAYRQAGGLTLIEAGQAQQHAIPAELPQAHTPIHRLLLACKAYDAQQAVASIARRLAPGAELLLLQNGLGSQEAVARTLPAQRCLFVSSTEGAFRPADFQVVFAGQGQNWLGDPHDPQPPAWLSELQHAGIAHQWSPDILTRLWRKLALNCAINPLTVLYDCRNGELAAHSVEVASLCSELVALLQGCGQAAAAEHLHEDVLRVIDATAANYSSMHQDVAQGRRTELSYLLGYACAAARRQQLHLPQLEQLQQRLIKHLRERGLPLD; encoded by the coding sequence GTGACCTGGCACATTCTTGGCGCCGGCAGCCTCGGCAGCCTGTGGGCTGCGCGTCTGGCCCGTGCCGGTCTGCCGGTCAGGTTGATTCTGCGCAACCGGCAACGCCTCGAGGCCTATCGTCAGGCCGGTGGCCTGACCCTGATCGAGGCGGGGCAGGCTCAGCAGCACGCCATCCCCGCCGAGTTACCGCAGGCGCACACGCCGATCCATCGCCTGTTGCTGGCCTGCAAGGCCTATGACGCGCAGCAGGCAGTCGCGAGTATCGCCAGGCGTCTGGCGCCGGGCGCCGAGTTGTTGCTGCTGCAAAATGGTCTCGGCAGTCAGGAGGCCGTCGCCCGCACGCTGCCTGCGCAACGTTGCCTGTTCGTGTCCAGCACCGAAGGTGCCTTTCGCCCCGCCGACTTTCAGGTGGTATTTGCCGGCCAGGGGCAAAACTGGCTGGGCGACCCGCATGACCCCCAACCGCCCGCCTGGCTAAGCGAGCTGCAGCACGCCGGCATCGCGCACCAGTGGAGCCCGGACATTCTCACGCGGCTGTGGCGCAAACTGGCGCTGAACTGTGCGATCAACCCGCTCACCGTGCTGTACGACTGCCGTAACGGCGAGCTGGCCGCACACTCGGTGGAAGTCGCCAGCCTGTGCAGCGAACTCGTTGCCCTGCTGCAGGGCTGTGGCCAGGCAGCGGCTGCAGAGCATTTGCATGAGGACGTGCTGCGGGTGATCGACGCCACCGCCGCCAACTACTCCTCCATGCATCAGGACGTTGCACAAGGGCGGCGTACCGAGCTCAGCTATCTGCTGGGCTATGCCTGCGCGGCTGCACGGCGCCAGCAGTTGCACCTGCCACAGCTGGAGCAACTGCAGCAGCGTCTGATCAAGCATCTGCGCGAACGGGGTTTGCCGCTGGATTGA
- the argJ gene encoding bifunctional glutamate N-acetyltransferase/amino-acid acetyltransferase ArgJ, giving the protein MAVGLGPLSTLHPVPGFELGIASAGIKRPGRKDVVVMRCAEGSRIAGVTTTNAFCAAPVLITRERLGGEVRYLLTNTGNANAGTGADGLARARRACARLAELAGVAESAVLPFSTGVIGEPLPVEKIESALQAALDDLKADNWEAAATGIMTTDTLPKGASRQFQYDGVTITVTGISKGAGMIRPNMATMLGYIATDAKVAQGVLQDLVRDAANKSFNRITIDGDTSTNDCCMLIATGQAGLPEISEASGELFAKLKQAVFEVFMEVAQAIVRDGEGATKFVTVQVNGGGTHQECLDVAYAVAHSPLIKTALFASDPNWGRILAAVGYAGVPQLDVSKIDVFLGEVCIASKGCRATTYTEEQGAAVMAREEITIRIELGRGTCSETIWTTDLSHEYVKINAEYRT; this is encoded by the coding sequence ATGGCTGTTGGTCTTGGCCCGCTGTCTACCCTGCACCCGGTTCCCGGTTTCGAGCTGGGCATCGCCTCGGCCGGCATCAAGCGCCCCGGGCGCAAGGATGTGGTGGTGATGCGCTGCGCCGAAGGTTCGCGGATCGCCGGGGTGACCACGACCAACGCGTTCTGCGCTGCGCCGGTACTGATTACCCGCGAGCGCCTGGGTGGCGAAGTGCGCTACCTGCTGACCAACACTGGCAACGCCAACGCCGGCACCGGTGCCGATGGCCTGGCTCGTGCACGCCGCGCCTGTGCGCGCCTGGCCGAGCTGGCCGGCGTGGCGGAAAGTGCCGTACTGCCGTTTTCCACCGGGGTGATCGGTGAGCCGCTGCCGGTCGAGAAGATCGAGTCCGCGCTGCAGGCGGCGCTGGACGACCTCAAGGCTGACAACTGGGAAGCGGCTGCGACCGGCATCATGACCACCGACACCCTGCCCAAGGGGGCCAGCCGGCAGTTCCAGTACGACGGCGTGACCATCACCGTCACCGGCATCAGTAAGGGCGCGGGGATGATCCGCCCGAACATGGCCACCATGCTCGGCTACATTGCCACCGACGCCAAGGTTGCTCAGGGCGTGCTGCAGGATCTGGTGCGCGATGCGGCGAACAAGTCGTTCAACCGCATCACCATCGATGGCGACACCTCCACCAATGACTGCTGCATGCTGATCGCCACCGGTCAGGCTGGCTTGCCGGAAATCAGCGAAGCTTCGGGCGAACTGTTCGCCAAGCTCAAGCAGGCGGTATTCGAGGTGTTCATGGAAGTGGCCCAGGCCATCGTCCGTGACGGCGAAGGCGCGACCAAGTTCGTCACTGTGCAGGTCAATGGCGGGGGCACCCATCAGGAGTGCCTGGACGTGGCTTACGCGGTGGCCCATTCGCCGCTGATCAAGACCGCGCTGTTCGCCTCCGACCCGAACTGGGGCCGTATCCTCGCGGCGGTCGGCTATGCCGGTGTGCCGCAACTGGATGTGAGCAAGATCGACGTATTCCTCGGCGAAGTCTGCATCGCCAGCAAGGGTTGCCGCGCGACCACCTACACCGAAGAGCAGGGTGCGGCAGTGATGGCCCGTGAGGAAATCACCATCCGCATCGAACTGGGACGCGGCACCTGCAGCGAGACCATCTGGACCACCGACCTGTCCCACGAGTACGTCAAGATCAACGCCGAATACCGCACCTGA
- a CDS encoding mechanosensitive ion channel family protein, with product MEMNVDELVRLSEAWLPVALEYSGKLTLALITLAIGWWLIGKLTNSIGRLLEVRKVDRALSSFIGSLVSIILRILLLISVASMIGVETTSFIAMIGAAGLAIGLALQGSLANFAGGVLIMLFRPFRAGDWIEAQGVSGSVDSIQIFHTTLKTADNKVVIVPNGALSNGHITNYSRESTRRAEIVVGIDYSSDIKRAREVLLDIANDPRVHRDPAPVVFVTGLGDNAVNLSMRVWVNTGDFWPVTFEFIELAKERLTAAGIGIPFPQRVVHLSKAE from the coding sequence ATGGAGATGAACGTCGACGAACTGGTCAGGCTGTCCGAGGCCTGGCTGCCCGTGGCGCTGGAGTACAGCGGCAAGCTGACGCTGGCGCTGATCACCTTGGCGATCGGCTGGTGGCTGATCGGCAAACTGACCAACAGCATCGGCCGCCTGCTGGAGGTGCGCAAGGTCGACCGCGCCCTGAGCAGTTTCATCGGCAGCCTGGTGAGCATCATCCTGCGCATTCTGCTGCTGATCAGCGTGGCCTCGATGATCGGCGTGGAGACCACCTCCTTCATCGCCATGATCGGTGCCGCCGGTTTGGCCATTGGCCTGGCGTTGCAGGGCAGCTTGGCGAACTTCGCCGGTGGCGTGTTGATCATGCTGTTCCGCCCGTTCCGCGCCGGTGACTGGATCGAGGCGCAGGGCGTATCAGGCAGCGTCGACAGCATCCAGATCTTCCACACCACACTGAAGACTGCTGACAACAAGGTGGTGATCGTGCCCAACGGCGCGCTCTCCAATGGCCACATCACCAACTATTCGCGTGAATCCACGCGGCGTGCCGAGATCGTCGTGGGGATCGATTATTCCAGTGACATCAAGCGTGCCCGTGAAGTGCTGCTGGACATCGCCAACGACCCGCGCGTGCACCGCGATCCGGCGCCGGTGGTGTTCGTCACCGGGCTTGGCGACAACGCGGTCAATCTGTCGATGCGGGTGTGGGTCAATACTGGCGATTTCTGGCCGGTGACCTTCGAGTTCATCGAGCTGGCCAAGGAGCGCCTGACTGCTGCCGGGATCGGCATTCCCTTCCCGCAGCGTGTGGTGCACCTGAGCAAAGCCGAGTAA
- a CDS encoding DUF721 domain-containing protein, with amino-acid sequence MTFRPLPAQAPAKLLREAKPLKALFSQAQRLVHLQRLVDSQLQPAAREHCHVASWRDGCLLLIVTDGHWATRLRYQQRRLQRQLQALEEFATLTKIIFKVQPQGGQNRAAGRTLHLSDSAAESIQATAEGISDPRLRAALERLASHTRKDE; translated from the coding sequence ATGACGTTTCGTCCCTTGCCGGCCCAGGCACCCGCTAAGCTGCTGCGCGAAGCAAAGCCCCTGAAAGCGCTGTTCAGCCAGGCACAACGCCTTGTTCACCTACAGCGTCTTGTCGATAGCCAGCTACAGCCCGCAGCCCGGGAGCACTGTCATGTAGCGTCCTGGCGCGACGGCTGTCTGTTGTTGATCGTGACCGACGGCCACTGGGCAACACGCCTGCGTTACCAGCAACGAAGATTGCAACGACAGCTGCAGGCGCTTGAAGAGTTCGCGACCTTAACGAAAATCATATTCAAGGTGCAACCTCAAGGTGGCCAGAATCGCGCAGCAGGTCGCACCTTGCACCTCTCCGACAGCGCCGCAGAAAGCATCCAGGCCACCGCCGAAGGCATCAGCGACCCCAGACTACGCGCTGCACTTGAGCGCCTGGCCAGCCACACTCGCAAGGACGAATGA
- a CDS encoding glutathione S-transferase family protein, which produces MPVKLVIGDKNYSSWSLRAALAVELAGVECEEVLVRLYQPDSRAQLLRHSPSGKVPVLLTEHGPVWDSLAIAEYLAERYPEAQLWPQAPQARALARSVCAEMHSGFSALRSHLPMDLARDKALTELPDAAQADIDRICAIWADCRERFATSGNYLFGQASIADAFFAPVAARLRSYHVALPTTAAAYVETIYRWPAFQRWHQAALQEVKG; this is translated from the coding sequence ATGCCTGTGAAACTGGTGATTGGCGACAAGAACTATTCCTCCTGGTCGTTGCGCGCCGCTCTGGCGGTCGAGCTGGCCGGTGTGGAATGTGAAGAAGTGCTGGTGCGTCTGTATCAGCCCGACAGCCGTGCGCAATTGCTACGGCACTCGCCCAGCGGCAAGGTGCCGGTGCTGCTCACCGAGCATGGGCCGGTGTGGGATTCGCTGGCGATAGCCGAGTATCTGGCCGAGCGCTACCCCGAGGCGCAGCTGTGGCCGCAGGCGCCTCAGGCACGCGCCTTGGCGCGTAGTGTTTGTGCGGAAATGCACAGTGGCTTCAGCGCGCTGCGCAGCCACCTGCCGATGGATCTGGCACGTGACAAGGCGCTGACCGAGCTGCCGGACGCGGCGCAGGCCGATATCGACCGCATCTGCGCGATCTGGGCCGATTGCCGTGAGCGTTTCGCCACTTCAGGCAACTATCTGTTCGGTCAGGCCAGTATCGCCGATGCCTTCTTCGCGCCGGTTGCCGCGCGCCTGCGCAGTTATCATGTGGCCTTGCCGACAACGGCAGCGGCCTATGTCGAAACCATCTACCGCTGGCCGGCGTTCCAGCGCTGGCATCAGGCAGCATTGCAGGAGGTCAAGGGGTGA
- a CDS encoding response regulator, translated as MPNPHLSILVVDDAKFSSAMIGRALSQAGYQDVRFASSASEALQQLEQRPASVLLADWLMPEIDGLELTARVRQLDETADHYTYIILLTGKEGENVLGEAFDRGVDDFISKAAMNEQLVPRVYAADRLCNTLQRLLHENRMLTQSVASLERRNLVDPLTGLGNPRYLRQKLSDSLRQIESRGGAVCYLLIGLPEATQLLSQYGERFFNELLHSAARRLQQLVRPLDVLTRLDDNHFGLITLLDDLQECSPSSFKRLHEGLNLKAFKTSEGFITLKAGISLVGIDAKALPTDPEQLIQHAQKLLAESYASGRVAAMRLPLP; from the coding sequence ATGCCCAACCCCCATCTCAGCATCCTGGTGGTGGACGACGCCAAGTTCTCCAGCGCCATGATTGGCCGTGCACTGAGCCAGGCTGGCTACCAGGACGTGCGCTTTGCCAGCAGCGCCAGCGAAGCCCTGCAGCAGCTGGAGCAGCGCCCGGCCAGCGTATTGCTGGCCGACTGGCTGATGCCCGAGATCGACGGCCTGGAACTGACCGCGCGGGTGCGTCAGCTGGATGAGACGGCCGATCACTACACCTACATCATCCTGCTCACCGGCAAGGAAGGCGAAAACGTGCTGGGCGAGGCCTTCGACCGGGGGGTCGATGACTTCATCAGCAAGGCGGCCATGAACGAGCAGCTGGTGCCGCGTGTGTACGCCGCCGACCGGTTGTGCAATACCCTGCAGCGCCTGCTGCACGAAAACCGCATGCTCACGCAGAGTGTCGCCAGCCTGGAGCGCCGCAATCTGGTCGACCCGCTGACGGGGCTGGGCAACCCGCGCTATTTGCGGCAGAAGCTCTCCGACAGCCTGCGCCAGATCGAATCACGCGGCGGCGCCGTCTGCTACCTGTTGATAGGTCTGCCCGAAGCCACGCAACTGCTTAGCCAGTATGGAGAACGCTTCTTCAATGAGCTGCTGCACAGTGCCGCCCGTCGGCTGCAGCAACTGGTCCGGCCGCTGGATGTGCTGACCCGTCTGGATGACAACCATTTTGGCCTGATCACGCTGCTTGATGATCTGCAGGAATGTTCGCCGAGCAGTTTCAAGCGTCTGCACGAGGGGCTGAACCTCAAGGCATTCAAGACCAGCGAAGGCTTCATCACCCTGAAGGCGGGCATCAGCCTGGTCGGCATCGATGCCAAGGCACTGCCCACCGACCCCGAGCAACTGATCCAGCATGCACAAAAGCTGCTGGCCGAGTCCTACGCCAGCGGTCGCGTTGCCGCCATGCGCCTGCCCCTGCCGTGA
- the secA gene encoding preprotein translocase subunit SecA, with amino-acid sequence MFAPLLKKLFGSKNEREVKRMLKAVQSVNALEEQMIALSDEQLRGKTEEFKGRLAKGETLDKLLPEAFAVAREAGKRVMGMRHFDVQLIGGMTLHEGKIAEMRTGEGKTLVGTLAVYLNALSGKGVHVVTVNEYLARRDANWMRPLYEFLGLSVGIVTPFQPPEEKRAAYAADITYGTNNEFGFDYLRDNMAFSLEDKFQRELNFAVIDEVDSILIDEARTPLIISGQAEDSSKLYIEINKLIPRLKQHIEEEEGVVTQEGHYKIDEKSRQVELNEAGHQYVEEMLTAAGLLAEGESLYSAHNLGLLTHVYAGLRAHKLFHRNVEYIVQNGQVILIDEHTGRTMPGRRLSEGLHQAIEAKEGVNIQAESQTLASTTFQNYFRLYNKLSGMTGTADTEAFEFRQIYGLDVVVIPTNKPVARKDFNDLVYLTQEEKYQAIIADIKDCQAQGRPVLVGTATIETSEYVSQLLNKEGIEHKVLNAKFHDKEAEIIAQAGRPGALTIATNMAGRGTDILLGGNWEVEVAALENPTDEQIAQIKADWQKRHQQVIEAGGLHVIASERHESRRIDNQLRGRAGRQGDPGSSRFYLSLEDNLMRIFASDRVKNFMKALGMQSGEAIEHRMVTNAIEKAQRKVEGRNFDMRKQLLEFDDVANEQRKVIYHMRNSLLAAESVADTIAEFREEVLSAAINSHIPPQSMPEQWDVAGLESTLQSDFGLKLPIQQWLDEDDKLYEETLRERILAELLAAYNEKETQASAEALRTFEKQILLRVLDDLWKDHLSTMDHLRHGIHLRGYAQKNPKQEYKRESFALFQELLESIKRDTIRVLCHVQVRREDPAEEEARLRREAEALAERMQFQHADASALMVEDSAAEEGDVAVAAAPVRAEPKVGRNEPCPCGSGKKYKHCHGQIG; translated from the coding sequence ATGTTTGCGCCTCTGTTGAAAAAACTTTTCGGAAGCAAGAATGAGCGTGAAGTCAAACGCATGCTCAAGGCGGTACAGTCCGTCAACGCCCTCGAAGAGCAGATGATCGCCCTCTCGGACGAGCAGCTGCGTGGCAAGACCGAAGAGTTCAAGGGCCGTCTGGCCAAGGGCGAAACCCTCGACAAGCTGCTTCCCGAAGCCTTTGCCGTGGCCCGTGAGGCCGGCAAGCGGGTGATGGGCATGCGCCACTTCGATGTGCAGCTCATCGGCGGCATGACCCTGCACGAAGGCAAGATCGCCGAGATGCGTACCGGTGAGGGCAAGACCCTGGTCGGTACCTTGGCCGTCTACCTCAATGCGCTGTCCGGCAAGGGCGTGCATGTGGTCACGGTCAACGAATACCTGGCACGCCGCGATGCCAACTGGATGCGTCCGCTGTATGAATTTCTCGGCCTGTCGGTGGGTATCGTCACCCCCTTCCAGCCGCCGGAAGAGAAGCGCGCCGCGTATGCCGCCGATATCACCTACGGCACCAACAACGAATTCGGTTTCGACTACCTGCGCGACAACATGGCCTTCAGCCTGGAAGACAAGTTCCAGCGTGAGCTGAATTTCGCCGTGATCGACGAAGTCGACTCCATCCTCATCGACGAAGCACGTACCCCGCTGATCATTTCCGGCCAGGCCGAAGACAGCTCCAAGCTGTACATCGAGATCAACAAGCTGATTCCGCGCCTCAAGCAGCACATCGAGGAAGAGGAAGGTGTGGTGACCCAGGAAGGTCACTATAAGATCGATGAGAAGTCGCGTCAGGTCGAGCTCAACGAAGCCGGCCACCAGTACGTCGAGGAGATGCTCACCGCTGCCGGCCTGCTGGCTGAAGGTGAGAGCCTCTACTCCGCGCACAACCTCGGGTTGCTGACCCACGTGTATGCCGGCCTGCGTGCGCACAAGCTGTTCCATCGCAATGTCGAATACATCGTGCAGAACGGCCAGGTCATCCTGATCGACGAGCACACCGGGCGTACCATGCCGGGTCGTCGTCTGTCCGAAGGTCTGCATCAGGCCATCGAGGCCAAGGAAGGGGTGAACATCCAGGCCGAGAGCCAGACGCTGGCTTCGACCACCTTCCAGAACTACTTCCGTCTCTACAACAAGCTGTCCGGCATGACCGGTACTGCCGATACCGAAGCGTTCGAGTTCCGCCAGATCTACGGCCTGGACGTGGTGGTCATCCCGACCAACAAGCCGGTGGCGCGTAAGGACTTCAACGACCTGGTCTACCTGACCCAGGAAGAGAAGTACCAGGCGATCATCGCTGACATCAAGGACTGCCAGGCACAGGGCCGGCCGGTTCTGGTCGGTACTGCGACCATCGAAACCTCCGAGTACGTCAGCCAGTTACTGAACAAGGAAGGCATCGAGCACAAGGTACTCAACGCCAAGTTCCACGACAAGGAAGCCGAGATCATCGCCCAGGCCGGCCGTCCGGGGGCGCTGACCATCGCCACCAACATGGCCGGTCGTGGTACCGACATCCTCCTCGGCGGTAACTGGGAAGTGGAAGTCGCCGCCCTGGAAAACCCCACCGACGAGCAGATCGCGCAGATCAAGGCTGACTGGCAGAAGCGTCACCAGCAGGTAATCGAGGCCGGTGGCCTGCATGTGATCGCATCCGAGCGTCACGAATCGCGGCGTATCGACAACCAGCTGCGAGGCCGTGCCGGTCGTCAGGGTGACCCGGGTTCCAGCCGCTTCTACCTGTCGCTGGAAGACAACCTGATGCGTATCTTCGCCTCCGACCGGGTGAAGAACTTCATGAAGGCCCTCGGCATGCAGTCCGGCGAGGCCATCGAGCACCGCATGGTCACTAACGCCATCGAGAAGGCGCAGCGCAAGGTCGAGGGCCGCAACTTCGACATGCGCAAGCAACTGCTTGAATTCGACGACGTGGCCAACGAGCAGCGCAAGGTGATCTACCACATGCGCAACAGCCTGCTGGCTGCCGAGAGCGTTGCCGATACCATTGCCGAGTTCCGCGAGGAAGTGTTGAGCGCTGCCATCAACAGCCACATTCCGCCGCAGTCGATGCCGGAACAGTGGGATGTGGCCGGTCTGGAATCCACCCTGCAGAGCGATTTCGGTCTCAAGCTGCCAATCCAGCAGTGGCTGGACGAAGACGACAAGCTGTACGAGGAAACCCTGCGCGAGCGCATCCTCGCCGAGCTGCTGGCGGCTTACAACGAGAAGGAAACCCAGGCCAGCGCCGAGGCCCTGCGCACCTTCGAGAAGCAGATTCTGCTGCGCGTGCTCGACGATCTGTGGAAAGACCACCTGTCGACCATGGATCACCTGCGTCACGGTATTCACCTGCGCGGCTACGCGCAGAAGAACCCCAAGCAGGAATACAAGCGCGAGTCCTTTGCCCTGTTCCAGGAGCTGCTGGAGTCGATCAAGCGCGACACCATTCGTGTTCTTTGCCACGTTCAGGTTCGTCGCGAGGATCCGGCCGAAGAGGAAGCGCGCTTGCGTCGCGAAGCCGAGGCCCTGGCCGAGCGCATGCAGTTCCAGCATGCCGATGCTTCGGCACTGATGGTCGAAGACAGCGCTGCTGAAGAGGGCGATGTCGCCGTGGCGGCTGCGCCGGTACGCGCCGAACCCAAGGTCGGTCGTAACGAGCCGTGCCCCTGTGGTTCGGGCAAAAAGTACAAGCACTGCCACGGCCAGATCGGCTGA
- a CDS encoding Nudix family hydrolase, translating to MKRVHVAAAVIRGVDGRILLARRPEDKHQGGLWEFPGGKVEEGETVHAALARELQEELGICPQAARPLIQIRHDYPDKQVLLDVWEVSAFSGEPHGAEGQPLAWASERQLLDYQFPAANKPIVAAARLPERYLITPDGLAPSELLAGIRSALAQGIRLIQLRAPNMFDAQYRDLAVDVQGLCAGKAQLMLKGPLEWLGDFPAAGWHLTTEQLRQYAAGGRPFPENRWLAASCHSPEELALAAQMGVDFATLSPLQATATHPGAQPLGWEAAREMLAGFNLPAYLLGGVGPGDVERAWQIGAQGVAGIRAFWPAS from the coding sequence GTGAAGCGTGTGCATGTCGCAGCAGCAGTGATTCGGGGTGTCGATGGACGCATCCTGCTCGCCAGGCGACCCGAGGACAAACACCAGGGCGGGCTTTGGGAGTTCCCCGGTGGCAAGGTGGAAGAGGGCGAAACCGTGCATGCTGCGCTCGCGCGCGAACTGCAGGAGGAGCTGGGCATTTGCCCGCAGGCGGCGCGCCCGCTGATCCAGATTCGCCACGACTATCCGGACAAGCAGGTGCTGCTGGACGTCTGGGAGGTCTCGGCCTTCAGTGGCGAGCCGCATGGTGCCGAGGGTCAGCCGCTGGCCTGGGCCAGCGAGCGGCAGTTGCTGGACTATCAATTCCCCGCCGCCAACAAACCCATAGTCGCCGCCGCGCGCCTGCCCGAGCGCTACCTGATCACCCCGGATGGCCTGGCGCCGAGCGAGCTGCTGGCCGGCATCCGCAGTGCCCTGGCCCAAGGCATACGCCTGATTCAACTGCGTGCGCCGAACATGTTCGATGCGCAGTACCGCGACCTGGCCGTCGATGTGCAGGGACTGTGCGCCGGCAAGGCGCAACTGATGCTCAAGGGGCCACTGGAGTGGCTGGGCGACTTTCCGGCGGCCGGCTGGCACCTGACCACCGAGCAACTGCGTCAATACGCCGCTGGTGGTCGACCGTTCCCTGAAAATCGCTGGTTGGCCGCTTCCTGCCACAGTCCCGAGGAGTTGGCCCTTGCTGCGCAGATGGGGGTGGATTTCGCCACCCTGTCACCGCTGCAGGCCACCGCCACGCACCCCGGCGCGCAGCCGCTGGGCTGGGAGGCGGCGCGCGAGATGCTGGCGGGTTTCAACTTGCCGGCTTACCTGCTGGGCGGTGTTGGCCCAGGCGACGTCGAGCGTGCCTGGCAGATCGGCGCTCAGGGTGTGGCGGGTATTCGCGCATTCTGGCCCGCCTCGTAG